One window of the Nicotiana tabacum cultivar K326 chromosome 4, ASM71507v2, whole genome shotgun sequence genome contains the following:
- the LOC107791144 gene encoding putative NADH dehydrogenase [ubiquinone] 1 alpha subcomplex subunit 12 gives MASVVRGIFKSIREKGIGNFLREVREEGYLNCLTDGNLLQTKIHNIGGTLVGVDKFGNKYYERLDNEQYGRHRWVEYAQKDRYNASQVPAEWHGWLHYITDHTGDELLLLKPKRYGLEHKENFSGEGDAYIYHSKGHALNPGQRDWTRYQTWQPAKKE, from the exons ATGGCGtcggtggtgaggggcattttcAAGTCAATCAGGGAAAAGGGCATCGGAAATTTTCTCAGGGAGGTCCGCGAAGAAGGATACCT GAACTGTCTCACTGATGGAAATCTTTT GCAAACCAAGATCCACAACATAGGTGGAACACTTGTTGGTGTGGATAAATTTGGTAACAAATACTATGAGAGGCTAGACAACGAGCAATATG GAAGACACCGGTGGGTGGAGTATGCCCAGAAGGATCGTTATAACGCTTCACAAGTTCCAGCAGAGTGGCATGGCTGGCTCCATTACATCACTGATCACACCGGAGATGAA CTGCTATTGCTGAAACCAAAGAGGTACGGACTTGAGCACAAGGAGAACTTCTCTGGTGAAGGTGATGCATACATATATCACTCCAAGGGACATGCTCTAAATCCTGGACAAAGAGATTGGACTAGGTACCAAACTTGGCAACCCGCTAAGAAGGAATAA
- the LOC107766763 gene encoding ERAD-associated E3 ubiquitin-protein ligase HRD1B: MVRLQTYAGLSIIATLAVIYHAFNSRGQFYPAMVYLSTSKISLVLLLNMGLALMCILWQLTKKIFLGSLREAEVERLNEQSWRELMEILFAITIFRQDFSVMFLAMVTALLLIKGLHWLAQKRVEYIETTPTVTTLSHVRIVSFLGFLLLIDSLFLYDSVSYLIQTRQASVSLFFAFEYMILVTTTVSTFVKYVFYISDMLMEGQWERKPVYTFYLELIRDLLHLSLYLCFFMVIFMNYGVPLHLIRELYETFRNFKIRVADYIRYRRITSNMNDRFPDATPEELDVSDATCIICREEMTTAKKLICGHLFHVHCLRSWLERQHTCPTCRALVVPAENGTNVVGSRPDAQQGPGSSGASTSQSAQANTVANNNVSQHQARLQAAAAAAAVYQKSFVYPSVPTLAWSPGYAPVPPYYCPTGSSVNVHPDGERASNEQSPQHQLANMPFAQYPQCGFLPFQYPGANNLSIPNAQLEAHKILLQQQIEVLQNQLKLLENPNTQKPADALGISDSKGKTISSENSQGQSEGAEM; encoded by the exons ATGGTGAGGTTACAAACTTATGCGGGGCTTAGCATAATAGCTACACTGGCCGTTATTTATCATGCGTTTAATAGCAGAGGCCAATTTTACCCAGCAATGGTTTATTTATCAACGTCCAAGATCAGTCTGGTTCTTCTTCTTAACATGGGTCTTGCCCTCATGTGCATTTTGTGGCAGCTGACTAAGAAAATCTTCCTTGGTTCTCTTCGAGAGGCTGAGGTGGAGAGGCTGAACGAGCAGTCTTGGAGGGAACTCATGGAAATACTTTTTGCCATCACAATTTTCCGGCAAGACTTCTCAGTTATGTTTCTTGCAATGGTAACTGCACTCTTGCTTATCAAGGGCTTGCACTGGTTGGCTCAAAAGAGGGTTGAGTATATTGAAACAACCCCAACTGTTACTACGTTGTCCCATGTTCGCATAGTCTCCTTCTTGGGCTTTCTCCTCCTCATAGACAGTCTCTTCTTGTACGACTCTGTCAGCTATTTGATTCAGACAAGACAGGCATCTGTTTCTCTATTCTTTGCATTCGA GTACATGATACTTGTGACAACAACTGTCTCAACTTTTGTAAAATATGTCTTCTACATAAGCGACATGCTTATGGAAGGACAATGGGAGAGGAAGCCTGTCTATACTTTCTACTTAGAACTTATCCGAGACTTGCTCCACTTGTCTCTGTACTTGTGCTTCTTCATGGTGATTTTCAT GAACTATGGCGTGCCCCTGCATTTGATTCGGGAGCTTTATGAGACATTCCGCAACTTCAAGATTCGAGTTGCCGATTACATACGCTATCGGAGGATCACTTCAAATATGAATGACCGTTTTCCAGATGCTACACCAGAAGAGCTCGATGT AAGTGATGCTACCTGCATCATATGTCGTGAGGAGATGACCACTGCTAAGAAACTTATTTGTGGGCATCTGTTTCATGTACATTGCCTCCGTTCATGGCTAGAGCGTCAACACACCTGTCCTACTTGCAGAGCCCTTGTTGTGCCagctgaaaatgggacgaatgtgGTAGGATCACGACCAGATGCTCAACAAG GCCCTGGATCAAGTGGTGCAAGTACATCTCAGAGTGCGCAGGCAAATACCGTGGCAAATAATAATGTTAGCCAACACCAGGCTAGACTCCAAGctgcagcagcagcagcagcagtttaTCAGAAGTCCTTTGTTTACCCTTCTGTACCAACGCTAGCGTG GTCTCCTGGATATGCTCCAGTTCCTCCGTACTATTGTCCAACAGGCAGTTCTGTCAATGTGCACCCAGATGGGGAGCGGGCATCGAATGAACAGTCACCGCAACATCAGTTAGCAAATATGCCCTTTGCTCAATATCCACAATGTGGTTTCCTCCCTTTTCAGTATCCTGGTGCTAACAACCTTAGTATTCCAAATGCTCAACTTGAGGCCCATAAGATACTTTTACAGCAACAAATTGAG GTTCTGCAAAACCAGCTCAAGCTTTTAGAGAATCCAAACACACAGAAACCAGCAGATGCTTTAGGAATTTCTGATAGTAAGGGAAAAACAATTTCGTCAGAGAACTCCCAAGGACAAAGCGAAGGTGCAGAAATGTGA
- the LOC142179930 gene encoding uncharacterized protein LOC142179930 produces MLLRGHLKELISDNERNKLARGREHQGPPKPSSPARTIHIIIGGSGDASINGIIFISTHKLKRSITYRRCDGLEESIIFNESNADGLIPHNDTLIITLHILDTDVNHIMVDDGSGACFIIHPRVLTQMRLEDKIVSLYITLTSFNNAFERTSREITLLIFVGGVMLETTFYIMDQATTYNAIVGQPWIHPMRDIPFILYQVVKFLTLWGIFSIHGEQRTSRECYRIALDNTITQQKKTMKKRHNNQQDRGRRKKRLWTSLWIPKWSRLRTLP; encoded by the coding sequence ATGTTGTTGCGGGGACACCTCAAAGAGCTGATAAGCGACAATGAGAGGAATAAATTAGCCAGAGGACGTGAACACCAAGGTCCGCCGAAGCCGTCATCACCAGCTCGTACTATCCATATAATCATCGGCGGCAGCGGCGACGCTTCCATTAACGGCATTATATTCATCTCCACTCACAAGCTCAAGCGATCTATCACCTACAGACGGTGTGAcggactcgaagaaagtatcatcttcaaCGAATCAAATGCTGATGGTTTGATCCCTCATAATGATACACTCATCATTACTTTGCACATTTTAGATACTGATGTCAACCATATTATGGTGGACGATGGAAGTGGAGCGTGTTTCATAATCCATCCCCGAGTCCTCACCCAAATGAGACTCGAGGATAAAATAGTGTCGCTCTACATCACGTTAACCAGTTTTAATAATGCATTTGAGCGGACATCGAGAGAAATTACACTCCTCATCTTTGTCGGTGGTGTAATGCTAGAGACGACATTCTACATCATGGACCAGGCCACCACGTACAATGCCATAGTAGGACAACCATGGATACATCCCATGAGAGATATCCCCTTCATCCTATACCAAGTAGTTAAATTCCTAACACTTTGGGGGATATTCAGCATACACGGAGAACAACGTACATCTCGAGAGTGCTACCGCATTGCCTTGGACAACACGATAACCCAACAGAaaaagacaatgaaaaagagGCATAACAATCAACAGGACCGAGGTCGACGCAAGAAGAGACTAtggacttcattatggatcccgAAATGGTCGAGGCTGCGGACTCTGCCATAG